GGAAGACCCCTGCGGTGCCCGTGGTGACGCTGGCAAACGGGGCGGGAAGCGCGCTGCTGCTGGGCCGCGGCAGGATCTGGGTGGATGACTTCGAGGCCAGCAGGCGGCAGCCATAGGCATACGGCGCGGCCAGCGTGAAGCCGGTGCCGGCGCTGCGGATCCAGCGGTCCAGCAGCTGGGCGGTGTAGGCACCGACCTGGTTGGTGTCCGACGTGGCGTGGGTGGTTCGCTTGGCGCTTTCGGTCACGCCCAGCACGCTGGCGGCCGCGATGGCGACGGCCAGGCCGACGACCAGCGCCACCATCAGTTCGACGGCGGTGAAACCGCCCTGTACGCCGGCATGTCGTGCCGTCTTCATGGCAGCAGCACCTTCGTGACGTACTGGAGGGAGCCCGCCGAACTGGGTCGGGACGGGGGGCGCCAGGTGATCGTGATCGTCGCCACCCCGGCCGCGTCGGTGCTCACCGCGCCGCTGCCGTTGGGCAGGCCGCCGCTGGACTGGGTGGAGACCTTCGTCTGCCAGGCGGTCAGCGTGGTGCTGGCCAGGCTGGTCGACTGCACCAGCCACATCGTCGTGGCCAGCTCGTTGGCCAGCAGGGCGGCCCGGTTGCGGTCCTCGGCATCGAGCGAGTACTGCATCGCGCGGCTGTGCAGCGCAGCCATGCCCAGCACGCCCAAGGAGAGGATGAGCAGTGCGGTCAGCACCTCCACCATCGTCGTGCCGCGCTCGGACGCTGCGGTCGCGCGGCGCCGTCGCATCGGTGTCAGAGGGGTTGGCAACCTCATCGGTCGGCTCCAGGGGGGCTCTGTCAGCAGCCGTCCGGCACTGACGACGACAGCGTCTTGTCCCGGTCGCACAGGCGGATCTGACCGCCGAGGAAGACCTGCACGCGCAGCCGGCGCGTGGCGCCCGCGACCGTCAGGTCATAGGTGGCGGGCGTGGTCGCATTGGTCGGCGCCGTGCAGTTCACCCCCAGTCCGGTGCTGCCATTGGTGACCGGCCGGCCAATGGTGTTGAAGCAGAGCACGCCCGGGCCGGTGATGCTCACGCGCATGCCCGATGGCAGGGCCACGCCCTGCACGTAGAAGCCGTCGTTCGCCGTTTCGCCGGACAGCCCGGGCAGCGCGCGCACGAACCAGTTCCTCCCGTTGGCCACCGGCGTGGCGGCGAGGGCGGGCGTGGCGTTGGTCAGCGCCAGGACGGTCTGGCGGTTGCGCCGCAGCGCCTCGCTCTGCGCCAGGCGCAGGCTGTTCTGCAGTTGCTCGGCGCTGCTGCGCGCCTTGGCGTTGGCCAGCCAGGCGCTCAGCGCGGGGGTGGCCAGCACCAGCAGCGTGGCCATGGCCGCGAGCGTCGCCAGCAGTTCGATGAGCGTGAAGCCCCGTGGCCGTGCCGCCAGCGTCGCCTGGTCGGCCGATGCGGCGCCCGGGTGGTGTGGCCCGGGCTTCAGCATGTGTCGCCCTTGCGGGTGATCCAGCAGGGGTAGCCGCCGGTGGGCGGCGTGCCCCAGCCGGTGGGCAGCCCCGTGGTGCGGGCGTCGCCGTGGTGGTCGACGGTATAGACGGCCCCCGCGGCCGTGCCGCTGCCCGTGGCAGTGATGGTGTAGGCGTTGGCGGTGGGGGTCGACGCGCAGACGAGCGTGAACGCACCCACCGTGACGCTGGTCGCGCAGGGACCACTGACGTAGGTGCGGTTGCCGAGGTAGTACTGTTCCATCAGAGCGCGGCGGTCGGCCAGGGCCGCCACGCCTTCACCCAGGCGGCTGCGCTGGATATGGGCCCGGTAGGACGGGATGGCCACGGTGGCCAGGATGGCGATCACGGCCAGGGCGATGCCCATGTCCATCAGCGTGAAGCCGCCCTGGCGGCGGCCGTTGCGCCCGACGCCCTGCGGCCACCCGGGGCGGCATGGGGAATCGGACGGCGCGGGGCGATGCGCCGACGCAGTCGATGGGGAGGCAACGGTGACGACGTTCGAGGAGGACATGGCAGGGCGGACCCAGGGCCGCACGGGGATGGCCCCGACTTTGCGGGACCTGATCGCGCCACGAAGCCCCGAACAGCGGCCCATAAGGCCAGCTCCTTCGACTGGGCGTCGGGTGCGCGCGGGACATCGGCCAGCGGCTCCGGTCGCCAGCGATATCGGCCGGCGCACGCTCGCGCACAGGGCCTGCGGAGGCGCCTGCCCGCGCTGTCCGTGAGTTCTTCATGCGGATGCCGCCTGGCACCACCGGCTGCGCATGGGCGTGACCTGCCGCGCTGACCCGCCGTGCCAGTTCTCGCAGGCGGGGCTACCTCCCGGGCCCCGGCCTCCCGCGTTCCCGGTTTCCCTGGCTGCCGTGTTGATCGCGCCCGGCGCCGTGCTCAGGCGCCGGACCAGCCCGAGGCCAGTGCGCGCGTCAGCGCAGCCGCGGGCAGCTCGCAGCAGCCGCGGCGGTTCTGGCCGGCCCACAGCGGCGTGAAGTCGCTGCGGCCGGCGGCCTCGGCCTTC
The Sphaerotilus microaerophilus DNA segment above includes these coding regions:
- the pilV gene encoding type IV pilus modification protein PilV, translated to MRLPTPLTPMRRRRATAASERGTTMVEVLTALLILSLGVLGMAALHSRAMQYSLDAEDRNRAALLANELATTMWLVQSTSLASTTLTAWQTKVSTQSSGGLPNGSGAVSTDAAGVATITITWRPPSRPSSAGSLQYVTKVLLP
- a CDS encoding GspH/FimT family pseudopilin, translating into MLKPGPHHPGAASADQATLAARPRGFTLIELLATLAAMATLLVLATPALSAWLANAKARSSAEQLQNSLRLAQSEALRRNRQTVLALTNATPALAATPVANGRNWFVRALPGLSGETANDGFYVQGVALPSGMRVSITGPGVLCFNTIGRPVTNGSTGLGVNCTAPTNATTPATYDLTVAGATRRLRVQVFLGGQIRLCDRDKTLSSSVPDGC
- a CDS encoding type IV pilin protein, whose protein sequence is MSSSNVVTVASPSTASAHRPAPSDSPCRPGWPQGVGRNGRRQGGFTLMDMGIALAVIAILATVAIPSYRAHIQRSRLGEGVAALADRRALMEQYYLGNRTYVSGPCATSVTVGAFTLVCASTPTANAYTITATGSGTAAGAVYTVDHHGDARTTGLPTGWGTPPTGGYPCWITRKGDTC